Proteins found in one Alicyclobacillus cycloheptanicus genomic segment:
- a CDS encoding peptidoglycan D,D-transpeptidase FtsI family protein, whose product MATRQQRSQIRRSEEDRLTDRRRRTHLFRVNVVFSCVFLALSSLIFRLGYLQITKGAYFRSQAKTTSVQNIPVLPARGRIYDTNGNLLAYDEPIYSVYFTRVKNINTSSGELKKIAALLAPVFHTTEAHVLALLNADPQYSTITLFKNITEDQLTFISEHAGQLPGVDVQMDGQREYPYKDLAGQVLGYVGAITPQNEAYYVKKKGYKEIQQVGVAGLEYEYENLLQGKVGYQQVQYSTVNGSTKPVGYIPPVSGDNLKLTLDGRVQADTQNAVLQAIQNYERQNHQTITDAAAVMINVKTGGIIAMASYPYLDPNWMVPGGDFTQHAQYLSSSGAEINNAIQSPLDPGSTVKPVNLMIGLEHGVITPNTEFDDNAPVQMIGTYPMKEDASYGWINDIQAIAVSDDRFFYNVGLDLGHWLGSTPTSGGYPQGGNYQKWLNTDFIKGILDLAQGEMRFGLGELTGIDLPGEQAGNFEIEDLQAGKKPTNVQLSAKQIQQIAETVKKTGQYVNYGSPYDLAGMAFGQMQQFTPIELLQYVATIADNGKKLQPHLLQAVYPPGLEQSLANTNEKPISTVKPVVQANLKINPTYLKLAQEGMYAACNTPEGTAYDYFGDAPYKAAGKTGTAEITMHGQSVNNSVFIGYAPYNDPQIAVAVMVPGAGYGAVTAVPIARQMMDDYFDEHHESFMPKSQWTNGSIPANWTSSPAYKLPEESK is encoded by the coding sequence ATGGCAACAAGGCAACAGCGTTCGCAGATTCGACGTTCAGAGGAAGACCGCCTGACGGACCGACGGCGGCGCACGCATCTGTTTCGTGTCAATGTGGTTTTCTCGTGCGTTTTTTTGGCGTTATCTTCGCTGATTTTCCGCTTGGGTTACTTGCAGATTACCAAAGGGGCGTATTTCAGGTCGCAGGCGAAGACCACGTCGGTGCAGAACATTCCTGTTCTCCCGGCGCGTGGGAGAATCTACGACACAAATGGGAATTTGCTCGCGTATGACGAGCCGATCTACAGCGTGTACTTTACGCGAGTGAAGAATATCAACACGTCATCCGGTGAACTGAAGAAAATTGCCGCGCTGCTGGCACCTGTATTTCATACAACCGAAGCACACGTGCTGGCGCTGCTCAATGCCGACCCGCAGTACAGCACGATTACCTTGTTTAAAAATATTACGGAGGACCAGTTGACCTTCATCAGTGAACACGCCGGACAGCTGCCTGGCGTGGATGTGCAGATGGACGGTCAGCGGGAGTACCCATACAAAGATTTGGCCGGGCAGGTATTGGGTTATGTGGGAGCGATCACGCCCCAAAACGAAGCCTATTATGTCAAGAAAAAAGGGTACAAGGAGATTCAACAGGTCGGCGTGGCGGGGCTGGAGTACGAGTACGAGAACTTGTTGCAGGGAAAAGTCGGTTATCAGCAAGTCCAGTACAGCACTGTGAACGGCTCGACCAAGCCGGTGGGCTACATCCCGCCGGTCTCGGGAGACAACCTGAAGCTGACCTTGGACGGACGGGTCCAGGCTGACACGCAGAACGCTGTGCTCCAGGCGATTCAGAATTACGAGCGGCAGAATCACCAGACCATTACGGACGCCGCTGCAGTGATGATCAACGTCAAAACCGGCGGCATCATTGCGATGGCCAGTTATCCCTATCTGGATCCGAACTGGATGGTACCCGGCGGTGACTTCACACAACATGCACAGTATCTATCCAGTTCTGGTGCGGAAATCAACAACGCCATTCAGAGCCCGCTCGACCCGGGTTCCACGGTCAAGCCCGTCAACCTGATGATTGGGCTTGAACACGGCGTCATTACGCCGAATACAGAGTTTGATGACAATGCCCCAGTCCAGATGATTGGCACCTATCCGATGAAGGAGGACGCGAGTTACGGTTGGATCAACGACATTCAAGCCATTGCCGTGTCTGACGACCGATTCTTCTACAATGTGGGGCTAGACTTAGGTCATTGGCTGGGTAGTACGCCGACCAGTGGTGGATACCCACAGGGAGGAAACTACCAGAAGTGGCTGAATACCGACTTCATCAAGGGAATTCTAGACCTTGCGCAGGGTGAGATGCGGTTCGGCCTGGGCGAACTGACAGGGATTGACCTGCCGGGTGAACAGGCAGGGAACTTCGAGATTGAAGACCTGCAGGCCGGTAAGAAGCCGACGAATGTGCAGCTGTCTGCGAAACAAATTCAACAGATTGCTGAGACGGTCAAAAAGACGGGCCAGTACGTGAACTACGGCAGTCCGTACGATTTGGCGGGCATGGCATTCGGCCAGATGCAGCAATTCACGCCGATTGAACTCTTGCAGTATGTCGCGACGATCGCGGACAACGGGAAGAAGTTGCAGCCTCACCTGCTGCAGGCCGTCTATCCGCCGGGACTCGAGCAGAGCTTGGCCAATACGAACGAAAAGCCGATTTCCACGGTCAAACCGGTGGTTCAGGCGAATTTGAAGATTAACCCGACTTACCTAAAGCTCGCGCAGGAGGGAATGTACGCGGCCTGCAACACGCCGGAGGGCACGGCGTATGACTATTTCGGAGACGCTCCGTACAAGGCGGCCGGAAAGACGGGCACCGCTGAGATCACGATGCACGGCCAGAGTGTGAACAACTCCGTGTTCATCGGGTATGCGCCGTATAATGATCCGCAGATTGCCGTCGCGGTCATGGTGCCGGGTGCAGGGTATGGTGCTGTGACTGCAGTGCCGATTGCCCGCCAGATGATGGACGACTACTTCGACGAGCACCACGAGTCCTTCATGCCGAAGAGCCAGTGGACCAACGGCAGCATCCCAGCGAACTGGACGTCATCGCCTGCGTACAAGCTGCCTGAGGAGTCGAAATAA
- a CDS encoding tetratricopeptide repeat protein, producing the protein MSSGFLFLFVLLSLVLHNPLLAVIVIVIVYYLVDRRFIGLTPNLLKPVRTQMRISRLHREILENPHDAPARYDLARLYIGHGAYNRALRLLQELPPSMQEAADVQTDWGICQLHLGECAAGEQRILNALSKEPKLRYGEPYLEMAAVFAPSDPKKALHYLNVFQSYNASSCESEYRLAKLFLLFDNPAAAREALRRCIQTYRMLPRFRKRVERRWALLARWRLLLVR; encoded by the coding sequence ATGAGCAGCGGTTTCCTCTTTCTTTTCGTTCTGCTGTCACTGGTCCTTCATAATCCATTGCTTGCCGTGATTGTCATCGTGATTGTGTACTACTTGGTCGATCGCCGCTTCATCGGACTCACACCGAATCTGTTGAAGCCGGTGCGAACGCAGATGCGCATCTCGCGGCTGCATCGCGAGATTCTGGAAAACCCGCACGACGCGCCGGCACGGTACGACTTGGCCAGGCTCTACATCGGACACGGTGCGTACAATCGGGCACTGCGGCTGCTGCAGGAATTGCCGCCGTCCATGCAGGAGGCTGCCGATGTGCAAACCGACTGGGGCATTTGTCAACTGCACCTGGGTGAGTGCGCCGCCGGAGAACAACGGATTCTGAACGCCTTGTCCAAGGAACCAAAACTGCGCTACGGCGAGCCCTACCTTGAGATGGCCGCCGTGTTCGCGCCGTCTGACCCGAAGAAGGCGCTCCACTACCTGAACGTGTTTCAGTCGTATAATGCGTCGTCGTGCGAGTCGGAATATCGTCTGGCCAAGCTGTTCTTGTTGTTTGACAATCCTGCCGCGGCACGGGAGGCGCTGCGCCGCTGCATTCAAACGTATCGCATGCTGCCGAGGTTCCGCAAACGCGTCGAACGCCGTTGGGCGCTGCTGGCCCGCTGGCGGCTGCTGCTGGTTCGATAA
- a CDS encoding EAL domain-containing protein, whose translation MHASTTSGRLPNLLMEGVQAYTLGHASAVSGMVSFLYIDIVGFSRFEQGYGMESCNRILAIASGVLLEQLAGHALPWPNAEALHVFDDGFVIFIPYAVSWEHHSRVIHEFVTNVEYIVNERAGLNGASSLQLRYGLSPSTRLDPENLSTQFYELIALAGRRARRHSGSVPPFIMTELHHVVQTNGIRIHYQPIVHLESQSIIGWESLARGPAGSGLERPVNLFDYAERAGYLLDVERLCRNQAIHSASVYPGTKLFINVSPNILSDPAFHHGETREVIDAAGLEPSQIVFEITEHHAIHDYSSFLQLVAHYRDQGYKIAIDDVGAGYSGLVTLMQVKPDFVKIDMELIRNIHLDRTKQDIVRAICHISNGFSGTVIAEGIETSEELDCIQACGVPCGQGFLLGRPGPETSFDVPFRTASGQRFAEQSRLRVSR comes from the coding sequence ATGCATGCATCAACCACTTCCGGTCGTCTTCCGAATCTGCTGATGGAGGGTGTCCAAGCGTACACTTTGGGACACGCTTCTGCTGTGTCTGGAATGGTGTCGTTTTTGTACATCGATATTGTCGGTTTTAGTCGATTCGAGCAGGGCTATGGCATGGAATCGTGCAATCGCATCCTCGCCATCGCTTCTGGTGTCTTGCTGGAACAACTTGCGGGACATGCCTTGCCGTGGCCGAACGCCGAGGCACTCCATGTCTTTGACGATGGTTTCGTGATTTTTATCCCATATGCCGTTTCTTGGGAACATCACTCCAGAGTCATCCACGAGTTCGTGACGAACGTGGAGTACATCGTGAATGAACGGGCTGGTCTGAACGGGGCTTCGTCCCTTCAACTGCGCTACGGACTTTCTCCATCCACTCGACTTGACCCGGAGAACTTGAGTACCCAATTTTATGAGTTAATCGCGTTGGCTGGGAGACGGGCTCGCAGGCATTCAGGCTCGGTACCGCCATTTATCATGACGGAACTGCATCACGTCGTGCAAACCAACGGAATCAGAATTCATTACCAGCCGATTGTCCATTTGGAGTCTCAGTCCATCATCGGTTGGGAAAGCCTGGCACGCGGTCCTGCCGGGTCTGGACTGGAACGACCTGTAAATCTGTTTGACTACGCCGAGCGAGCGGGGTATTTGCTCGATGTTGAACGACTGTGCAGGAACCAGGCCATCCATTCTGCCAGCGTTTATCCGGGAACCAAGCTGTTCATCAATGTCTCGCCCAACATTCTGTCCGACCCAGCCTTTCATCACGGAGAGACGCGTGAGGTGATTGACGCGGCAGGACTGGAACCTAGTCAAATTGTCTTCGAAATTACCGAGCATCACGCGATTCACGACTATAGTTCGTTCCTGCAGCTCGTCGCACATTACCGCGACCAAGGCTACAAAATCGCAATCGATGATGTGGGGGCTGGGTATTCAGGGCTTGTCACCTTGATGCAAGTCAAACCGGATTTCGTTAAAATTGATATGGAATTGATACGAAACATCCATCTTGACCGTACGAAGCAGGATATTGTCCGCGCGATTTGCCACATCAGCAACGGCTTTTCAGGCACAGTGATTGCCGAAGGGATTGAAACGTCCGAAGAGTTGGATTGTATACAGGCCTGCGGAGTACCGTGCGGCCAAGGCTTTCTGCTTGGGCGACCGGGGCCAGAGACGTCGTTTGACGTTCCATTCCGCACGGCATCCGGCCAGCGCTTCGCTGAACAATCCAGGCTGCGTGTCTCGCGTTGA
- a CDS encoding GGDEF domain-containing protein: MPDPDLCPHFEKPRLTEQDDDIEFLHLMDRAPEWVRYRPVRYLSTGQLHGYYVHVCLPQGAGFDTLESLIANAEQTGRLRTLHQAVWQEAMGSFQSFPRQVVLFLHVYGSAGLGLDPAQLESLQQQTQETLVQVVFELSPTFAGDFEVLAGEVSEVRKYGFKVCMKSSWNGYPWPLAIARLHPDYVKADAILTRGASANHTQVIALETLVELARKLNCHVIVEGLDQEADLKLTMGLGAQFGTGELLGPLEQGHTVHAGQVQQHIQAQIGRMFAQYHGYVPAKAGLEKIVRPVKTVHEGTRVEEVVHYLNASALESGVVVTRGNEPVGLVIRERLFQRLATKYGYSLFGNKAISRLMERDPLVLEIDTPLETVSRLAMARKYEHVYDLVIVTRLGQLVGVVTVQDILNAVTSAQIELARDANPLTGLPGNRRIEQEILWRLSSGRAFTIIYTDLDYFKWFNDRFGFQKGDLVIGYTAQVLKDSAAAFGFPGDFVGHIGGDDFILITETDDVEQLCSDIIERFEEGVTQYYPNGAHGTEDFDITDRHGQRVHSNGLSISLSVLECREYNRTTTSLELISEEAGELKKRAKNTFGSVYVRGALSDTNAAIE, translated from the coding sequence ATGCCGGATCCCGACTTATGTCCACATTTCGAAAAGCCAAGGTTGACTGAACAGGACGATGACATCGAGTTCCTGCATTTGATGGACAGGGCACCGGAATGGGTGCGGTATCGACCTGTGCGGTATCTGAGTACTGGGCAGTTGCACGGGTACTACGTTCATGTCTGCCTGCCCCAGGGCGCCGGTTTCGACACGCTCGAATCCTTGATTGCGAACGCGGAACAGACAGGCCGTCTCCGCACGCTGCATCAAGCCGTTTGGCAGGAAGCAATGGGGTCTTTTCAGTCGTTTCCCCGACAGGTCGTTTTGTTTTTGCATGTGTATGGAAGCGCAGGGTTGGGGCTGGACCCTGCCCAATTGGAGTCCTTGCAGCAGCAGACGCAGGAGACGCTGGTGCAAGTCGTTTTCGAGCTGTCCCCGACGTTTGCCGGTGATTTCGAGGTGTTGGCGGGAGAGGTCAGCGAAGTCCGAAAGTATGGCTTCAAGGTGTGCATGAAAAGCTCGTGGAACGGCTACCCATGGCCGTTGGCGATCGCCCGCTTGCACCCGGACTATGTCAAAGCTGACGCAATTTTAACGAGAGGCGCGAGTGCCAATCACACGCAGGTAATTGCGCTGGAAACCCTGGTGGAGCTGGCCAGAAAACTGAATTGCCATGTGATTGTGGAGGGCTTAGACCAGGAAGCCGACCTGAAGCTGACGATGGGACTCGGGGCACAGTTTGGAACAGGGGAATTGCTCGGACCGCTTGAGCAGGGTCACACCGTTCATGCCGGGCAAGTCCAGCAGCACATCCAGGCGCAGATTGGAAGAATGTTTGCGCAGTACCATGGTTATGTGCCTGCGAAGGCGGGACTGGAGAAAATTGTACGGCCTGTGAAAACCGTGCATGAAGGGACCCGGGTGGAAGAGGTCGTCCATTATCTGAACGCGTCCGCCCTGGAATCTGGGGTTGTGGTTACGCGCGGCAATGAACCGGTGGGACTGGTGATTCGAGAGCGCCTGTTTCAACGCCTGGCGACCAAGTACGGGTATTCCTTGTTTGGCAACAAGGCCATTTCCCGGCTGATGGAACGGGATCCACTCGTGCTTGAAATTGATACGCCGCTTGAGACTGTCTCCCGGCTGGCGATGGCGCGCAAGTATGAACACGTGTACGATTTGGTCATTGTGACGCGTTTGGGCCAACTGGTTGGCGTGGTCACGGTGCAGGACATTCTGAATGCGGTCACCAGTGCGCAGATTGAGCTGGCCCGCGATGCGAATCCGTTGACAGGATTGCCGGGGAACCGGCGCATCGAGCAGGAAATTCTGTGGAGGCTCAGTAGTGGACGGGCGTTCACCATCATCTATACCGACTTGGATTATTTCAAGTGGTTTAATGACCGGTTTGGGTTTCAGAAGGGTGACCTCGTCATCGGCTACACTGCTCAGGTGCTGAAGGATTCCGCAGCGGCGTTTGGCTTTCCGGGTGACTTTGTCGGACACATCGGCGGCGATGACTTCATCCTCATTACAGAAACGGACGATGTCGAACAGCTTTGCAGTGACATTATCGAACGTTTTGAAGAAGGTGTAACGCAGTATTACCCCAATGGGGCGCACGGGACAGAGGACTTTGACATCACCGACCGTCACGGCCAGAGGGTTCACTCGAATGGATTGTCCATCTCCTTGTCTGTGTTGGAGTGCCGGGAATACAATCGGACAACCACGTCACTGGAATTGATTTCAGAAGAAGCCGGAGAGTTGAAAAAGCGGGCGAAAAACACGTTCGGCAGTGTCTATGTCAGAGGCGCTTTGTCTGACACCAACGCCGCGATTGAATAA
- the ilvA gene encoding threonine ammonia-lyase IlvA has product MYRSQTTSDRHAPSGGALDYASILRAYDVVREVTVDTPLQRNPILSDRYNCNVFLKREDLQRVRSFKLRGAYNFLRHIPAEQLERGVVCASAGNHAQGVAYSCRHLNVRGTIFMPTTTPRQKVNQVARFGGDFVTIQLMGDTFDDAFAAAMDYCTREQLTFVHPFDDPLIAAGQGTIAIEIVRDMAELGETADYVFTAIGGGGLASGIGTYLRQASPVTRLIGAEPAGAPSMKRSLEAKQVVVLDEIDKFVDGAAVKQVGQLTFEVCKTALHDVVVVPEGKICSTILELYNENAIVAEPAGAMPIAALDEYRDQIIGKNVVCVLSGGNNDIDRMQEIKERSLIYEGLMHYFIIHFPQRAGALREFIDLVVGPDDDITRFEYTKKNNKENGPALVGIELKQRDDYGPLIARMEKYGIQYSEINKDPSLFQLLI; this is encoded by the coding sequence ATGTACCGGTCCCAAACAACTTCTGACCGTCACGCTCCATCAGGCGGGGCACTCGACTATGCCTCGATTCTCCGCGCCTATGATGTGGTGCGAGAGGTGACTGTGGATACCCCGCTTCAGCGCAATCCTATCCTGTCGGATCGTTACAATTGCAACGTCTTTCTCAAGCGCGAAGACCTCCAGCGTGTTCGGTCCTTCAAACTTCGCGGCGCGTACAACTTTCTGCGCCACATCCCTGCTGAACAGCTGGAGCGAGGCGTGGTGTGTGCCAGCGCGGGCAATCACGCGCAAGGGGTTGCGTACTCCTGCCGCCACCTGAACGTGCGAGGCACCATTTTCATGCCCACCACAACGCCCAGACAGAAGGTAAATCAAGTCGCGCGGTTTGGCGGTGACTTTGTCACCATTCAGTTGATGGGTGACACGTTTGACGATGCATTCGCTGCCGCGATGGACTATTGTACGCGCGAACAATTGACGTTCGTGCACCCCTTTGACGACCCGCTCATCGCGGCCGGTCAGGGCACCATCGCAATTGAGATTGTCCGTGACATGGCGGAGCTGGGCGAAACGGCAGATTACGTGTTTACGGCCATTGGCGGGGGCGGACTCGCCTCCGGCATTGGCACCTACCTGCGGCAGGCGAGCCCAGTCACCCGTCTGATTGGCGCCGAGCCTGCTGGCGCGCCGTCGATGAAGCGGTCGCTGGAAGCCAAGCAAGTCGTGGTGTTGGACGAGATCGACAAATTTGTGGACGGGGCCGCGGTCAAGCAAGTGGGGCAGTTGACGTTTGAGGTCTGTAAAACGGCACTGCACGACGTGGTGGTGGTACCGGAAGGGAAAATTTGTTCGACCATTCTCGAGTTGTACAACGAAAACGCGATTGTGGCGGAGCCGGCGGGCGCAATGCCCATCGCGGCGCTTGACGAATATCGTGACCAAATCATCGGCAAGAATGTCGTCTGCGTGCTCAGCGGGGGGAACAACGACATTGACCGCATGCAGGAAATCAAAGAGCGTTCCCTGATTTACGAGGGCCTGATGCACTACTTTATCATTCACTTTCCTCAGCGTGCGGGCGCGCTGCGAGAATTCATCGACCTCGTGGTGGGACCGGACGACGACATCACACGGTTCGAATATACCAAGAAGAACAACAAGGAAAACGGCCCGGCGCTGGTCGGCATTGAGTTGAAGCAGCGGGACGATTACGGTCCGTTGATTGCGCGGATGGAGAAGTACGGAATTCAGTACAGCGAAATCAACAAGGACCCGTCGCTGTTTCAACTATTGATTTAA
- a CDS encoding Lrp/AsnC family transcriptional regulator yields the protein MTEEKKHEILRLLHTNSRLSTEAIATMLGESPEAVSEVIKTYEEERVILRYSAVVDWDKVESGRITAVIDVKVVPQREVGFDAIAERIYRFPEVKSVYLMSGAYDLQVIVEGYDIKEVSRFVSERLATIENVNSTTTHFMLKTYKEAGVIFDDGEGDRRLVISP from the coding sequence TTGACGGAAGAAAAGAAGCACGAGATTCTGCGGCTCCTTCATACCAATTCAAGGCTCTCCACAGAGGCGATTGCCACGATGTTGGGTGAGTCTCCAGAGGCCGTGTCAGAAGTCATCAAGACGTATGAGGAAGAACGCGTCATTCTCCGCTATTCCGCCGTGGTGGACTGGGACAAGGTGGAGTCGGGGCGTATCACGGCCGTGATCGACGTGAAGGTCGTCCCGCAGCGGGAGGTGGGGTTTGACGCGATTGCCGAGCGCATCTACCGCTTCCCCGAAGTGAAGTCGGTGTACTTGATGTCCGGCGCATATGACCTGCAGGTGATTGTGGAGGGGTACGACATCAAGGAAGTTTCGCGCTTTGTGTCGGAGCGCCTGGCGACGATTGAGAACGTGAATTCGACGACCACACACTTCATGCTGAAAACGTATAAAGAGGCCGGCGTGATTTTTGATGATGGCGAAGGCGACCGACGGCTGGTGATTTCGCCGTGA
- a CDS encoding aminotransferase class I/II-fold pyridoxal phosphate-dependent enzyme, which produces MDIRQRLSPVVRDLPPSGIRRFFDLASQMDDVISLGVGEPDFVTPWHIREASLYALERGFTTYTSNRGLPQLCEAIADHLTRYALSYDPAREVLVTVGGSEAIDLAFRALICPGDEVLLPVPTYVSYRPCALLAGAVVRDVPTYAEDGFRLTAEMLRRFITPASKVLVLCYPNNPTGAIMTREDLESVARVVIDNDLLVISDEIYADLTYGREHASIAAISGMKERTVVVSGLSKAYAMTGWRIGYVAAPEEILEPMLKIHQYTALCAPSMSQMAALEAFRNGEQEKQKMVESYDRRRRLIVEGFNRIGIPCHAPQGAFYAFPDIRPTGLTSQAFAEALLQQMKVAVIPGDVFGETGEGFIRCSYATSATQIQMAIERIGEFVHGLLR; this is translated from the coding sequence ATGGACATTCGGCAACGACTTTCGCCGGTGGTGCGCGACTTGCCGCCGTCTGGCATCCGGCGTTTCTTTGACTTGGCCTCGCAAATGGACGACGTGATTTCCCTCGGCGTCGGTGAGCCTGACTTTGTCACGCCGTGGCATATTCGAGAGGCATCGTTGTACGCGCTGGAGAGAGGTTTTACGACATATACGTCAAACCGTGGTCTGCCGCAGTTGTGCGAGGCCATCGCGGACCATTTGACACGGTACGCATTGTCCTACGACCCGGCTCGCGAGGTTCTGGTGACGGTCGGAGGCAGCGAGGCGATTGACCTCGCGTTTCGGGCGCTCATCTGCCCAGGAGATGAAGTCCTGCTGCCGGTCCCGACGTACGTGTCCTATCGGCCGTGCGCGCTGTTGGCGGGGGCGGTGGTGCGGGATGTGCCGACGTATGCCGAGGATGGGTTCCGGCTGACCGCAGAGATGCTCCGCCGGTTCATCACGCCTGCCAGCAAGGTGCTGGTGCTGTGCTATCCGAACAACCCGACGGGTGCCATCATGACGCGGGAAGATTTGGAGAGCGTGGCGCGGGTCGTGATCGACAACGATTTGTTGGTGATTTCAGACGAGATTTACGCGGACCTGACGTATGGACGCGAGCATGCAAGCATCGCGGCGATTTCAGGCATGAAAGAACGGACGGTCGTGGTGAGCGGTTTGTCGAAAGCCTACGCGATGACGGGCTGGCGGATTGGTTACGTGGCTGCGCCGGAAGAGATTCTGGAGCCCATGCTCAAGATTCACCAGTATACGGCGTTGTGCGCGCCGAGTATGAGCCAGATGGCGGCGCTCGAAGCCTTTCGCAATGGTGAGCAGGAAAAGCAGAAGATGGTGGAGAGCTATGACCGGCGGCGCAGGCTGATTGTGGAGGGGTTCAACCGGATTGGCATCCCTTGCCACGCTCCGCAAGGCGCGTTTTACGCGTTCCCGGACATTCGTCCCACTGGCCTGACATCGCAAGCCTTTGCGGAGGCGTTGTTGCAGCAGATGAAGGTGGCTGTGATACCGGGCGACGTCTTTGGCGAGACCGGCGAGGGTTTCATCCGCTGCTCCTATGCGACGTCGGCGACGCAGATTCAGATGGCCATTGAGCGGATCGGCGAATTTGTGCATGGGTTGCTGCGGTAG
- a CDS encoding ROK family protein has protein sequence MLIGGVEAGGTKVVCGIGNEHGELLEHKVIATSNPTETLNAVFSFFAEHPIAALGLGWFGPLDLNPERSSYGRLTSTPKLAWQGFPLLDTFQARFPVPVGLDTDVNAAVLGEARWGAAKGLHTVAYLTVGTGIGGGLLVEGRRVHGSMHPEVGHLLVRRHPDDPFAGHCPYHQDCLEGLAAGPALAARWGTPAEHLPDDHPAWRLEAYYLAQAVVNLMLTVSPQRIILGGGVMKHTALYTDIRRQVQTLLGGYLQHPGVSEAALDPFITAPGLGDFAGVRGALALALDALRH, from the coding sequence ATGCTGATTGGCGGGGTGGAAGCAGGGGGAACGAAGGTCGTTTGCGGCATCGGCAACGAGCATGGCGAGCTGCTGGAACACAAGGTCATCGCAACATCCAATCCCACGGAGACGCTGAATGCCGTCTTCTCGTTTTTTGCGGAACATCCGATTGCGGCACTGGGACTGGGGTGGTTTGGCCCGCTGGACCTGAACCCCGAGCGCTCGTCCTACGGCCGCCTGACATCGACACCCAAACTGGCGTGGCAGGGGTTCCCGCTTCTGGACACGTTCCAGGCACGCTTTCCCGTCCCAGTTGGGCTTGACACGGACGTCAACGCTGCAGTCCTTGGAGAAGCCCGGTGGGGTGCGGCGAAAGGGCTGCATACCGTCGCCTACCTCACGGTCGGGACCGGGATCGGCGGCGGCTTGCTCGTGGAGGGCCGGCGCGTGCACGGCAGCATGCACCCGGAAGTCGGGCACCTGCTCGTTCGGCGCCATCCGGATGACCCCTTCGCAGGTCACTGCCCGTATCATCAAGACTGTCTCGAAGGACTCGCAGCCGGACCCGCCCTCGCCGCGCGGTGGGGAACGCCTGCCGAGCACCTGCCGGACGACCATCCGGCCTGGCGGCTGGAGGCGTACTACCTCGCGCAAGCGGTGGTGAACCTGATGCTGACCGTCTCGCCGCAGCGCATCATTCTCGGCGGCGGCGTCATGAAGCACACGGCGTTGTACACGGACATCCGACGTCAAGTCCAAACGCTACTCGGCGGCTACCTCCAGCATCCTGGCGTCTCTGAGGCAGCGCTGGACCCATTCATCACCGCGCCTGGACTCGGCGATTTCGCAGGCGTTCGCGGCGCGCTGGCCCTGGCCTTGGACGCGCTGCGGCACTGA